A single genomic interval of Streptococcus oralis subsp. dentisani harbors:
- a CDS encoding YihY/virulence factor BrkB family protein: MKKWWKELMERPLLKAFLHFYQASDSELTSVAVAYYWLISIFPLLMIMVNILPYFQIPISNFLLTIKEFVPDTVYDVVAKIAREVLTQPSTGLLSFAVLSALWTFSKSMDFLQKAFNKAYGVAKSRGIISHQLMSLLVSFGLQILFALALFLSIFGRMLLNLVKTYWQSDSPFFDYLQDFTGPLIYALLFAILVMLYYFLPNIRVPRIRYVFPGSIFVLLTLVFLLNIFSVYFNNYVNHLVDVRFFSSIIVVVMMFWFILIAKILIIGAVINASVQSLKDPKFRDNTFFLKNEE, translated from the coding sequence ATGAAAAAGTGGTGGAAAGAGCTGATGGAACGGCCCTTGTTGAAAGCTTTTTTACATTTTTATCAAGCTTCCGATAGTGAACTGACCAGTGTTGCGGTTGCCTACTATTGGTTGATTTCAATCTTCCCCTTGCTGATGATAATGGTCAATATTTTGCCCTATTTTCAGATTCCGATTTCAAATTTTTTGCTCACCATCAAAGAATTTGTACCAGATACAGTCTATGATGTGGTCGCAAAGATTGCCCGAGAAGTCTTGACTCAACCATCGACTGGTTTGCTGAGTTTTGCAGTCTTGTCTGCCCTTTGGACCTTCTCGAAATCAATGGATTTCCTCCAAAAAGCTTTTAATAAGGCCTATGGAGTGGCCAAGAGCCGAGGAATTATCTCCCATCAATTGATGAGTTTACTCGTCAGCTTTGGCTTGCAAATTCTTTTTGCCCTAGCCTTATTTTTGAGTATATTTGGACGTATGTTGCTCAACCTAGTCAAAACTTACTGGCAATCAGACAGTCCTTTCTTTGATTATCTACAGGACTTTACAGGCCCTTTGATTTATGCCTTGCTCTTTGCCATCTTGGTCATGCTCTACTATTTCCTTCCAAATATCAGAGTCCCTCGTATTCGCTACGTTTTTCCTGGTAGTATCTTTGTTTTGCTGACGCTTGTCTTTCTGTTGAATATCTTTTCTGTCTATTTCAATAACTATGTCAACCATCTGGTCGATGTCCGATTTTTTAGTTCCATTATCGTGGTGGTCATGATGTTCTGGTTTATTCTCATCGCAAAGATTCTGATTATCGGAGCAGTTATCAATGCCAGTGTACAGAGTTTGAAAGATCCAAAGTTTCGTGATAACACATTCTTTTTAAAAAATGAAGAATAA
- a CDS encoding MarR family winged helix-turn-helix transcriptional regulator, producing MSLLREIGIIARALDSIANIEFRDIELARGQYLYLVRIKENPGIIQEVLSDLLKVDRSTVARSVKKLEEKGLIKQGMTSTNRKNKEWFVTEKGEALYPFILAEHHYSENSALKGFSREEARELESLLIRVRKNITSDWDMVKKGQKRNYL from the coding sequence ATGTCGTTATTACGCGAAATCGGAATTATAGCCCGTGCCCTAGATTCTATTGCTAATATTGAGTTTCGTGATATTGAACTAGCTCGTGGGCAATATCTTTATTTAGTGCGAATCAAGGAGAACCCAGGAATCATTCAAGAAGTCTTGTCGGATTTACTGAAGGTTGACCGTTCGACAGTTGCTCGTTCAGTAAAAAAACTGGAAGAAAAGGGGTTAATAAAACAAGGAATGACCAGTACAAATCGGAAAAATAAAGAGTGGTTTGTCACTGAAAAAGGAGAGGCACTTTATCCTTTTATCCTTGCTGAACATCACTATTCAGAGAATTCTGCCCTAAAAGGATTTTCCAGGGAAGAGGCCAGAGAACTGGAGAGCCTACTAATTCGGGTTAGAAAAAATATTACAAGTGATTGGGATATGGTTAAAAAAGGCCAGAAAAGAAATTATTTATAA
- a CDS encoding B3/B4 domain-containing protein translates to MKVIVENEFWSLFPEAQISILVVKGLDNTVDESKDPYFKTLLGKGAKRAEDFISDENFTQNDVIQEWRQAFSKFKTKKGARSSIEALLKRVSQGREFNPINPLVDIYNSVSLSYAVPCGGEDVNKIVGNLHLGQAKGGEPFFPLGAENDAPALPEELIYYDDEGAVCRCLNWREAQRTMLTEETKDAVLVIEAINAEQATRARAAMEELQDLVKDYFGVQGKLVHLTSESPEITL, encoded by the coding sequence ATGAAAGTTATCGTTGAAAATGAATTTTGGAGCTTGTTTCCAGAAGCACAGATTAGCATTTTAGTAGTAAAGGGATTAGATAATACAGTTGATGAAAGCAAGGATCCCTATTTCAAAACCTTGCTAGGTAAGGGAGCTAAACGAGCTGAGGATTTCATTTCGGATGAGAATTTTACTCAGAATGATGTCATTCAAGAATGGCGTCAGGCTTTCAGCAAGTTCAAAACGAAAAAAGGAGCACGCTCCTCTATAGAAGCTCTGCTTAAAAGGGTCAGTCAGGGAAGAGAGTTTAATCCCATCAATCCCTTAGTAGACATCTATAATAGTGTCTCTCTATCTTATGCTGTTCCCTGTGGTGGCGAAGATGTGAACAAGATTGTAGGCAATCTTCATCTTGGTCAGGCTAAGGGAGGAGAACCTTTCTTTCCACTAGGAGCTGAAAACGATGCTCCTGCACTTCCAGAAGAGCTGATCTATTATGATGATGAGGGAGCGGTTTGTCGCTGTCTCAACTGGAGAGAGGCGCAGAGAACCATGCTGACAGAAGAGACAAAAGATGCTGTCTTAGTGATTGAAGCGATCAATGCTGAACAGGCAACACGTGCTCGGGCTGCTATGGAAGAATTACAGGACTTGGTAAAGGATTACTTTGGTGTTCAAGGCAAACTGGTTCATCTGACTTCTGAGTCCCCAGAAATTACACTTTAA
- the queA gene encoding tRNA preQ1(34) S-adenosylmethionine ribosyltransferase-isomerase QueA, with the protein MNTADFDFHLPEELIAQTPLEKRDASKLLIVNRETGEFQDKHFHSIIDMLEPGDALVMNDTRVLPARLYGQKEETGGHVELLLLKNTSGDEWEVLAKPAKRLKVGTRVNFGDGRLSAVVTEELTHGGRIVRFEYQGIFLEVLESLGEMPLPPYIHEKLDDRERYQTVYAKESGSAAAPTAGLHFTKELLAEIQAKGVHLVYLTLHVGLGTFRPVSVDNLDEHEMHSEFYQLSDEAAATLRSVKENGGRVIAVGTTSIRTLETIGSKFDGQIQADSGWTNIFIKPGYDWKVVDAFSTNFHLPKSTLVMLVSAFAGRDLVLDAYHHAIQERYRFFSFGDAMFIY; encoded by the coding sequence ATGAATACAGCTGATTTTGATTTCCACTTGCCAGAGGAATTGATTGCCCAAACACCACTTGAAAAACGAGATGCCTCCAAACTCCTCATCGTCAATCGTGAGACGGGAGAATTTCAGGATAAGCACTTCCACTCCATTATCGATATGTTGGAACCAGGTGATGCCCTTGTCATGAACGACACCCGTGTTCTACCAGCCCGCCTTTATGGTCAAAAGGAAGAAACAGGAGGCCATGTGGAACTTCTCCTGCTCAAAAATACTAGTGGTGATGAGTGGGAAGTCCTAGCCAAACCTGCCAAACGCCTCAAGGTTGGCACTCGTGTCAACTTTGGTGATGGTCGCCTCAGCGCTGTCGTTACGGAAGAATTGACCCACGGGGGCCGCATTGTCCGCTTTGAATACCAAGGAATTTTCCTAGAAGTTTTGGAAAGTCTAGGTGAAATGCCATTACCGCCTTATATCCATGAAAAACTAGATGACCGTGAACGGTATCAAACGGTCTACGCTAAAGAAAGTGGTTCTGCTGCCGCACCTACTGCTGGTCTCCACTTTACTAAAGAACTGCTAGCAGAAATCCAAGCCAAGGGTGTCCATTTGGTTTATTTAACGCTCCACGTTGGTTTAGGAACCTTTAGACCCGTTTCTGTTGACAATCTGGACGAACACGAAATGCACTCAGAGTTCTACCAACTTTCTGATGAAGCCGCAGCCACCCTTCGCTCTGTCAAGGAAAATGGAGGTCGTGTTATAGCTGTTGGAACTACTTCGATCCGCACACTGGAAACCATCGGTTCCAAGTTTGATGGGCAAATCCAAGCAGATTCTGGCTGGACCAATATCTTTATCAAGCCAGGCTACGACTGGAAGGTTGTGGATGCTTTTTCAACCAACTTCCACCTACCCAAGTCAACTCTTGTTATGCTAGTTTCTGCCTTTGCCGGTCGTGACTTAGTCCTAGATGCTTACCACCATGCTATTCAAGAACGATACCGCTTCTTTAGCTTTGGTGATGCTATGTTTATCTATTAA
- a CDS encoding glucosamine-6-phosphate deaminase, whose protein sequence is MKVIKVENQVEGGKVAFEILKEKLANGAQTLGLATGSSPLEFYKEIVESDLDFSNLTSVNLDEYVGLDGDNPQSYRYFMQEHLFNQKPFKESFLPRGIKDNAEAEVERYNQILADHPVDLQILGIGRNGHIGFNEPGTPFDSQTHLVELDQSTIEANARFFDKIEDVPTQAISMGIKNILDAKSIILFAYGESKAEAIARTVSGPVTESLPASSLQYHPDVTIIADAEALSLLEK, encoded by the coding sequence ATGAAAGTTATTAAAGTTGAAAATCAAGTCGAAGGTGGAAAAGTAGCTTTTGAGATTTTGAAGGAAAAATTGGCCAATGGTGCTCAGACTCTAGGACTTGCGACAGGAAGTAGCCCGCTTGAATTTTACAAGGAAATCGTTGAGAGTGACCTTGATTTTTCAAATCTAACCAGTGTAAACCTCGATGAGTATGTAGGGCTTGATGGGGACAATCCACAGTCTTACCGTTACTTTATGCAAGAACACTTATTCAACCAAAAACCATTTAAAGAAAGCTTCTTACCCCGTGGGATTAAGGACAATGCTGAAGCTGAGGTAGAACGTTACAACCAAATTTTGGCTGACCATCCTGTTGATTTGCAAATCTTGGGAATTGGTCGCAATGGACATATCGGTTTTAACGAGCCTGGCACTCCATTTGACAGTCAAACGCATCTAGTCGAACTTGACCAATCTACAATCGAAGCCAATGCTCGCTTCTTTGACAAGATTGAAGACGTCCCAACCCAAGCCATTTCAATGGGAATTAAAAATATCTTGGATGCCAAGTCAATTATCCTCTTTGCTTACGGTGAGTCGAAAGCAGAAGCCATTGCTAGAACAGTATCAGGCCCAGTAACTGAAAGTCTACCAGCAAGTAGCCTGCAATATCACCCTGATGTGACTATTATCGCAGATGCTGAGGCACTCAGCCTGCTTGAAAAATAA
- a CDS encoding class I SAM-dependent methyltransferase, giving the protein MVYIISFICFLLLMLLFFRLIQQSKNPSGFLGKRMMKLWNRAYLPMFVWAIRHLDRTFYPVILDVGVGNGRSTILLKETFPQSTITGIDISDAAIAQAKQIEITNLNFERRDVRETGFSDESVDLITAFQTHFHWQDLEASFIELRRVLKSDGMLLLACEYNKLSYFLPEVQSEEAFRRFLLSVGFEVITSQRKGSWILYKIVKN; this is encoded by the coding sequence TTGGTTTATATAATCAGTTTTATTTGTTTTTTACTTTTAATGTTACTGTTTTTTCGTCTCATTCAGCAATCAAAGAACCCTTCGGGCTTTCTAGGAAAACGAATGATGAAATTGTGGAATCGAGCCTATCTCCCCATGTTTGTATGGGCAATTCGTCATCTGGATAGGACATTTTACCCTGTAATCTTAGATGTAGGAGTTGGAAATGGCCGTTCAACCATCCTACTGAAAGAAACTTTTCCGCAAAGTACCATAACTGGAATCGATATTTCAGATGCTGCAATAGCTCAAGCCAAACAGATAGAGATAACTAATTTAAATTTTGAACGAAGAGACGTTAGGGAGACAGGCTTTTCTGATGAAAGTGTTGATTTAATCACAGCCTTTCAAACTCATTTTCATTGGCAGGATCTAGAGGCTTCTTTTATAGAACTTCGAAGAGTACTCAAATCAGACGGGATGCTCTTGCTGGCTTGTGAATATAACAAGTTATCTTATTTTTTACCAGAGGTTCAAAGCGAAGAAGCATTTAGACGATTCTTGTTATCAGTAGGCTTTGAGGTCATAACTAGTCAAAGAAAGGGATCGTGGATCCTTTATAAAATTGTTAAAAACTAA
- a CDS encoding Type 1 glutamine amidotransferase-like domain-containing protein — translation MKQLFLCSYFAGVKKLFSDYAKEKNLENKVLFIPTAGNKEDYTAYIDEAQQTFRDLGFEIAVLDIASCDRETAQAKIFQSKILYISGGNTFYLLQELKKKQLLSLIKEQIRDGLVYVGESAGAIITAKDIDYNKLMDDKTVAKELSDTAGLDEVEFYILPHYGEEPFTDSSKKTFETYKNQLDLMRMNNSQAVIVNDKEIKVVSEQD, via the coding sequence ATGAAACAATTATTTTTATGTTCATACTTTGCTGGAGTCAAAAAGCTTTTTAGCGATTATGCAAAGGAAAAGAATCTAGAAAACAAGGTTTTATTTATTCCTACCGCTGGGAACAAAGAGGATTATACTGCCTATATCGATGAGGCTCAGCAAACATTCAGAGATTTAGGATTTGAGATAGCGGTTCTAGATATTGCTTCTTGTGATCGAGAAACTGCACAGGCAAAGATTTTCCAAAGTAAGATTCTTTATATCTCAGGCGGGAATACCTTTTATTTATTGCAAGAATTAAAGAAAAAGCAACTCCTATCTCTCATCAAAGAGCAAATAAGAGATGGGTTGGTCTATGTGGGAGAATCAGCAGGGGCTATCATTACCGCCAAGGATATTGACTACAATAAACTCATGGACGACAAGACGGTAGCGAAAGAGTTATCGGATACAGCGGGATTGGATGAAGTGGAGTTTTACATCCTTCCACATTATGGTGAGGAGCCTTTTACTGATAGTAGCAAGAAGACCTTTGAAACCTATAAAAATCAGCTCGACTTAATGCGAATGAACAATTCACAAGCTGTTATTGTAAATGATAAAGAAATAAAAGTTGTTTCTGAACAGGATTAA
- the rpsU gene encoding 30S ribosomal protein S21, producing MSKTVVRKNESLDDALRRFKRAVTKAGTLQETRKREFYEKPSVKRKRKSEAARKRKKF from the coding sequence ATGTCTAAAACAGTAGTACGTAAGAATGAATCTCTTGACGATGCACTTCGTCGTTTCAAACGTGCGGTTACTAAAGCTGGTACTCTTCAAGAAACACGCAAACGTGAATTCTATGAAAAACCTTCTGTAAAACGTAAACGTAAATCAGAAGCAGCTCGTAAACGTAAAAAATTCTAA
- the hprK gene encoding HPr(Ser) kinase/phosphatase produces MSVLVRDVIEKLRLDIVYGEGELLEKEINTADIMRPGLEMTGYFDYYTPERIQLLGMKEWSYLVAMPAHNRYQVLKKMFLPETPAVIVARGLVVPEEMLKAARECKIAILTSRTSTSRLSGELSSYLDSRLAERTSVHGVLMDIYGMGVLIQGDSGIGKSETGLELVKRGHRLVADDRVDIFAKDEMTLWGEPAEILKHLLEIRGVGIIDVMSLYGASAVKDSSQVQLAVYLENYDTHKTFDRLGNNAEELEVSGVTIPRIRIPVKTGRNISVVIEAAAMNYRAKEMGFDATRLFEERLTNLISKNEVKDD; encoded by the coding sequence ATGTCGGTTTTAGTAAGAGATGTCATTGAAAAGCTCAGACTAGATATTGTCTATGGTGAAGGCGAGTTACTTGAAAAGGAAATCAACACTGCGGACATTATGAGACCAGGTCTTGAAATGACGGGCTATTTTGATTACTATACTCCAGAACGGATTCAACTGTTAGGGATGAAGGAGTGGTCCTATTTGGTCGCTATGCCTGCCCATAACCGTTATCAAGTTTTGAAGAAAATGTTTCTACCTGAAACACCTGCTGTCATCGTTGCTCGTGGCTTGGTAGTGCCAGAAGAAATGTTGAAAGCTGCTAGAGAATGTAAGATTGCGATTTTAACCAGTCGAACATCAACTAGTCGTTTATCTGGAGAGTTATCTAGCTACCTTGATTCCCGTTTGGCTGAACGTACGAGCGTGCATGGTGTCTTGATGGATATCTATGGCATGGGTGTCTTGATCCAAGGGGATAGTGGTATCGGTAAGAGCGAGACGGGTCTTGAGCTTGTGAAACGTGGACACCGTTTGGTAGCAGACGACCGTGTAGATATCTTTGCCAAGGATGAAATGACCCTTTGGGGAGAGCCCGCTGAAATTTTGAAGCATTTGCTTGAGATTCGTGGAGTGGGTATTATTGACGTGATGAGTCTCTACGGAGCAAGTGCTGTAAAAGATTCTTCACAAGTCCAGTTGGCTGTTTACTTGGAAAATTATGATACCCATAAGACCTTTGACCGTCTAGGAAATAATGCCGAAGAACTAGAAGTTTCTGGTGTAACGATTCCACGTATCCGCATCCCAGTAAAAACAGGACGCAATATCTCAGTTGTTATTGAGGCGGCAGCCATGAACTATCGCGCTAAGGAAATGGGCTTTGATGCGACGCGTTTATTTGAAGAACGCTTGACTAATCTCATCTCCAAAAATGAGGTGAAAGATGATTAA
- the lgt gene encoding prolipoprotein diacylglyceryl transferase, which yields MINPVAFEIGPFSIRWYALCIVAGLVLAVYLAMKEAPKKKILSDDILDFILIAFPVAILGARLYYVLFRLDYYLQNPGEIIAIWNGGLAIYGGLIAGAIVLYIFADRKLINTWDFLDIAAPSVMIAQSLGRWGNFFNQEAYGAAVDSLDYLPGFIRDQMYIEGSYRQPTFLYESVWNLIGFALILIFRRKLKGIRRGHITAFYLIWYGFGRMIIEGMRTDSLMFFGLRVSQWLSVVLIGLGIFIILYQNRKKAPFYHTEEEN from the coding sequence ATGATTAATCCAGTCGCATTTGAAATCGGTCCTTTTTCCATTCGTTGGTATGCTTTGTGTATTGTGGCTGGCTTGGTCTTGGCTGTCTACCTTGCCATGAAAGAAGCTCCTAAAAAGAAAATTCTATCAGATGATATTTTGGATTTTATCCTGATTGCTTTTCCGGTAGCTATTTTAGGTGCTAGACTATACTACGTACTCTTTCGCTTAGATTATTATCTGCAAAATCCAGGTGAAATCATCGCCATCTGGAATGGTGGTTTGGCCATTTACGGAGGTTTGATAGCAGGGGCTATTGTCCTTTATATCTTTGCAGATAGAAAGCTGATCAATACTTGGGATTTCTTAGATATTGCAGCACCGAGCGTCATGATTGCCCAGAGTTTAGGGCGCTGGGGGAACTTCTTTAACCAAGAAGCCTACGGTGCAGCGGTAGATAGTCTGGATTATTTGCCAGGCTTTATCCGTGATCAGATGTACATTGAGGGGAGCTACCGTCAGCCGACCTTCCTATATGAGTCGGTTTGGAATCTGATTGGTTTTGCTTTGATTTTGATTTTTAGACGAAAATTAAAGGGAATCAGACGTGGTCATATCACTGCTTTCTACTTGATTTGGTATGGCTTTGGTCGTATGATTATCGAAGGGATGCGGACGGATAGTCTCATGTTCTTTGGCCTACGAGTTTCCCAATGGTTATCAGTTGTCCTTATCGGACTCGGTATTTTTATCATACTTTATCAAAATCGAAAGAAAGCCCCTTTCTATCATACAGAGGAGGAAAACTAA